In a single window of the Myxococcales bacterium genome:
- a CDS encoding translocation/assembly module TamB domain-containing protein produces MLVRPAIRLRRWLVATGLALLVVTGAAVAILRVRFEGPDLATTLTDMMNRSMRGRIEVASVNWPVSGIQTIVRGGWIPLELIDVRIWDEEGQLVLETPRLTTEIDIHALMFARHDFVLRKIHVHGGHVHLREIAEPNPLHEYDRKVFSLLAAFYGVRKAGFYVGIHASRKPVFDLRDFTVEDLDLEIWSGLKDGDYAFRALVHDVNATGFLYMDASDPLVPKFYFALAPTGGPGEIDILWEKYKDGQWRGFYKFPIERLTVNTLKQIPTTWPASPVANTLTFDLEIDTVSRAHVKLRGAMIDYWDTPYGGSWQITATVDNAGPMLKQSILVDLGGDDVKVQAVVTGPIVFYPTIELEISGLTYDLMDFVPPDPKTGLRTSVLLNLDSLHAGYDLAVNAGSVDEFIARGVGGELTLSASFEGDGSDEAPFLVNAQVDIHEPLELARWMPKCQRDVLGSTLSGHFRARRYKGDTKILAQLDQLDLRLGKVHASGGTVYADQAFGTVTVQDMRLQFGATSALVGLTLDPRSTALPPFDVQEASGRIGDLLALQRAMQCANPKPAPKAKAKAAATTRQRRGAGGALRPRRPARVRPRPRVAVAARPRAARQAQRTPFDDIKFRGVASADGPAIVGRNIVFLDVPVVGTVTTAGFRFLDERLTVENVRMPKLGGSIRADGTIHVGATTWLERLHVVARGVDLSRLPFGAKRVGGALAADLILRGPIDPARMSAEGWACSNKITALGDSYADVGVWMNMAPTPLKACPRVAPPGGDPACLDIGKHSGRCVIARARREAGGEVLARVSADRTQQLGGDLSISALPLAAIAKLLGATWPAGAVIDAPQLRLGGTVDAPTVAGTVRISRAWALGGFVGDGAVTLSPAGADAIALDGSFLDGRLTVRGRITTTAPYRLDVTVDFSRLPLDAFVDLAALAGVPMARAAISGRIRVRTALTDPRAPLDVNVDLSELTATVAVPGLGATPEPLDVRLGAPVSATFDGKDLRINQPMVLVTELGSIAVVGTVGANRLDLSARGTLDVARTLPLTGRLLDDARGSAELTVRVTGLPAAPRLNATLDVADVRVRPARQEAWLRIPAGKIEIDDATGPSAGPGRRAVSFTGLSLEVDDGYSTEPASLAVSGGIVLQGAVPAEYSVIVTGALGGEMLMLASVLAAPGAITTANGAADVNLRLFGKRARPRIDGTLTFDATRPLTVFARGLQREIALSEGSISVTDDERDPARLEINLDDVGGSIDGEGRLRGIRGTVELVDFGIADGAADLTASLEAYPYRVPRKLDLIVNVDQLRIVLDQRQLEVAGKVELVSGRYLVDFNLGEVLRPATSSGPSSPPFWEASPMLANARLDLSVDARRFSVANNIASIDMEGGLTLTGTPRDPRLEGTILVQRGTFKIPGLRARFTRTSGAIQFESLLPLGQTPTLDITSEADYRDPTGTDHLIILRVEKTLAQPHLDLYTASGLNKAQTLTLIISGRTPDEFRRNLGQAAIGSDPTRINPSTDTSQGYTDELFRQAAGDLLTRAVADTLRDLSGLDVARIEFNLGSFGFHGEARVFENGRFVGDLERTTRGSTVNARLEYRLITQASAEASYLSKNFDDAGERDISDFEAKLVLRTSWRSPWR; encoded by the coding sequence GTGCTGGTCCGCCCTGCGATCCGGTTGCGCCGGTGGCTGGTGGCTACCGGGCTGGCGCTCCTGGTCGTCACCGGTGCAGCCGTGGCGATCTTGCGCGTGCGGTTCGAGGGCCCCGACCTCGCGACCACGCTGACCGACATGATGAACCGGTCGATGCGCGGCCGCATCGAGGTCGCGTCGGTCAACTGGCCCGTGTCCGGCATCCAGACGATCGTCCGCGGCGGCTGGATCCCGCTCGAGCTGATCGACGTGAGGATCTGGGACGAGGAGGGCCAGCTGGTCCTCGAGACGCCGCGGCTGACGACCGAGATCGACATCCACGCGCTCATGTTCGCGCGCCACGACTTCGTGCTGCGCAAGATCCACGTCCACGGCGGCCACGTCCACCTGCGCGAGATCGCCGAGCCCAACCCGCTCCACGAGTACGACCGCAAGGTCTTCAGCCTGCTGGCCGCGTTCTACGGCGTGCGCAAGGCCGGCTTCTACGTCGGCATCCACGCCAGCCGCAAGCCGGTGTTCGACCTGCGCGACTTCACGGTCGAGGACCTCGACCTCGAGATCTGGAGCGGGCTCAAGGACGGCGACTACGCGTTCCGCGCGCTGGTCCACGACGTCAACGCCACCGGCTTCCTGTACATGGACGCGTCGGATCCGCTGGTGCCGAAGTTCTACTTCGCGCTGGCCCCGACCGGCGGCCCCGGCGAGATCGACATCCTCTGGGAGAAGTACAAGGACGGCCAGTGGCGCGGGTTCTACAAGTTCCCGATCGAGCGCCTGACGGTCAACACGCTCAAGCAGATCCCGACGACGTGGCCGGCCAGCCCGGTCGCCAACACGCTCACGTTCGATCTCGAGATCGACACCGTCAGCCGCGCCCACGTGAAGCTCCGCGGCGCGATGATCGACTACTGGGACACGCCGTACGGCGGCTCGTGGCAGATCACCGCCACCGTCGACAACGCCGGGCCGATGCTCAAGCAGTCGATCCTGGTCGACCTCGGCGGCGACGACGTCAAGGTCCAGGCCGTCGTCACCGGCCCGATCGTGTTCTACCCGACGATCGAGCTCGAGATCTCCGGCCTCACCTACGACCTCATGGACTTCGTGCCGCCCGACCCCAAGACCGGCCTGCGCACGTCGGTCTTGCTCAACCTCGACAGCCTGCACGCGGGCTACGACCTCGCGGTCAACGCCGGCAGCGTCGACGAGTTCATCGCCCGCGGCGTCGGCGGCGAGCTCACGCTGTCGGCCAGCTTCGAGGGCGACGGCTCCGACGAGGCGCCGTTCCTGGTCAACGCCCAGGTCGACATCCACGAGCCGCTCGAGCTGGCTCGGTGGATGCCGAAGTGCCAGCGCGACGTGCTCGGCTCGACGCTGTCCGGCCACTTCCGCGCCCGCCGCTACAAGGGCGACACCAAGATCCTGGCGCAGCTCGACCAGCTCGATCTGCGGCTGGGCAAGGTCCACGCCAGCGGCGGCACGGTCTACGCCGACCAGGCGTTCGGCACGGTGACGGTGCAGGACATGCGCCTGCAGTTCGGCGCGACCAGCGCGCTCGTCGGCCTGACCCTCGACCCGCGCTCGACCGCCCTGCCGCCGTTCGACGTGCAGGAGGCGTCGGGGCGGATCGGCGACCTGCTGGCGCTGCAGCGCGCGATGCAGTGCGCGAACCCCAAGCCCGCGCCCAAGGCCAAGGCCAAGGCCGCCGCGACCACGCGCCAGCGCCGCGGCGCCGGCGGGGCGCTCCGTCCGCGGCGGCCCGCCCGGGTGCGGCCTCGGCCCCGGGTCGCGGTCGCGGCGCGGCCGCGCGCGGCGCGCCAGGCCCAGCGCACGCCGTTCGACGACATCAAGTTCCGCGGCGTCGCCAGCGCCGACGGGCCCGCGATCGTCGGCCGGAACATCGTGTTCCTCGACGTGCCGGTCGTCGGCACCGTGACGACGGCCGGGTTCCGCTTCCTCGACGAGCGCCTGACCGTCGAGAACGTGCGCATGCCCAAGCTCGGCGGCTCGATCCGCGCCGACGGCACGATCCACGTCGGCGCCACCACCTGGCTCGAGCGCCTGCACGTGGTCGCGCGCGGCGTCGACCTGAGCCGCCTGCCCTTCGGCGCCAAGCGCGTCGGCGGCGCGCTCGCGGCCGATCTGATCCTGCGCGGGCCGATCGACCCAGCCCGGATGAGCGCCGAGGGCTGGGCCTGCTCGAACAAGATCACCGCGCTCGGCGACAGCTACGCCGACGTCGGCGTGTGGATGAACATGGCGCCGACGCCGCTCAAGGCGTGCCCGCGGGTCGCGCCGCCGGGCGGCGACCCGGCCTGCCTCGACATCGGCAAGCACAGCGGCCGCTGCGTGATCGCCCGGGCGCGGCGCGAGGCCGGCGGCGAGGTCCTGGCGCGGGTGTCGGCCGATCGCACCCAGCAGCTGGGCGGCGACCTGTCGATCTCGGCGTTGCCCCTGGCGGCGATCGCGAAGCTGCTCGGCGCGACCTGGCCGGCCGGCGCGGTCATCGACGCGCCCCAGCTGCGCCTGGGCGGCACGGTCGACGCGCCGACCGTGGCCGGGACGGTGCGGATCAGCCGGGCCTGGGCCCTGGGCGGCTTCGTCGGCGACGGCGCCGTCACGCTGAGCCCCGCCGGCGCCGACGCGATCGCGCTCGACGGCAGCTTCCTCGATGGTCGCCTGACCGTGCGCGGGCGCATCACGACCACGGCGCCCTACCGGCTCGACGTCACGGTCGACTTCAGCCGCCTGCCCCTCGACGCCTTCGTCGACCTGGCCGCGCTCGCGGGCGTGCCGATGGCGCGGGCCGCGATCAGCGGCCGCATCCGCGTGCGCACCGCGCTGACCGACCCGCGGGCGCCGCTCGACGTCAACGTCGACCTGTCGGAGCTGACCGCGACCGTGGCGGTGCCCGGGCTGGGCGCCACGCCCGAGCCGCTCGACGTGCGCCTCGGCGCCCCGGTGTCGGCCACGTTCGACGGCAAGGACCTGCGGATCAACCAGCCGATGGTGCTGGTCACCGAGCTCGGATCGATCGCGGTCGTGGGCACGGTCGGGGCCAACCGCCTCGACCTGTCGGCCCGCGGCACGCTCGACGTCGCGCGCACGCTGCCGCTGACCGGGCGCCTGCTCGACGACGCCCGCGGCTCGGCCGAGCTGACGGTGCGCGTGACCGGGCTGCCGGCGGCGCCGCGGCTCAACGCCACCCTCGACGTCGCCGACGTCCGGGTCCGGCCGGCGCGGCAGGAGGCGTGGCTGCGCATCCCGGCCGGCAAGATCGAGATCGACGACGCCACCGGCCCGTCGGCCGGGCCCGGGCGGCGCGCGGTGTCGTTCACCGGCCTGTCGCTCGAGGTCGACGACGGCTACTCGACCGAGCCGGCGTCGCTGGCGGTGTCGGGCGGCATCGTGCTCCAGGGCGCGGTGCCCGCCGAGTACAGCGTGATCGTCACCGGCGCGCTCGGCGGCGAGATGCTGATGCTGGCGTCGGTGCTGGCGGCCCCGGGCGCGATCACCACCGCCAACGGCGCCGCCGACGTCAACCTGCGGCTGTTCGGCAAGCGGGCGCGGCCGCGCATCGACGGCACGCTCACGTTCGACGCGACCCGACCGCTGACGGTGTTCGCGCGCGGCCTCCAGCGCGAGATCGCGCTGTCCGAGGGCTCGATCTCGGTCACCGACGACGAGCGGGATCCGGCCCGGCTCGAGATCAACCTCGACGACGTCGGCGGCTCGATCGACGGCGAGGGCCGGCTGCGCGGCATCCGCGGCACGGTCGAGCTGGTCGACTTCGGCATCGCCGACGGCGCCGCCGATCTGACCGCGTCGCTCGAGGCCTACCCGTACCGGGTGCCGCGCAAGCTCGACCTGATCGTCAACGTCGACCAGCTGCGGATCGTGCTCGACCAGCGCCAGCTCGAGGTCGCCGGCAAGGTCGAGCTGGTCAGCGGCCGCTACCTGGTCGACTTCAACCTGGGCGAGGTGCTGCGCCCGGCCACGTCGAGCGGCCCGTCGTCGCCGCCGTTCTGGGAGGCGTCGCCGATGCTGGCCAACGCCCGGCTCGACCTGTCGGTCGACGCCCGCCGGTTCTCGGTCGCCAACAACATCGCGTCGATCGACATGGAGGGCGGCCTGACCCTGACCGGCACGCCCCGCGACCCGCGGCTCGAGGGCACGATCCTGGTCCAGCGCGGCACGTTCAAGATCCCGGGGCTGCGCGCGCGCTTCACGCGCACCTCCGGCGCGATCCAGTTCGAGTCGCTCTTGCCGCTGGGCCAGACGCCGACGCTCGACATCACCAGCGAGGCCGACTACCGCGATCCGACCGGCACCGATCACCTGATCATCCTGCGGGTCGAGAAGACCCTGGCCCAGCCGCACCTCGACCTCTACACCGCGTCGGGGCTCAACAAGGCCCAGACGCTGACCCTGATCATCTCGGGCCGCACGCCCGACGAGTTCCGGCGCAACCTCGGCCAGGCGGCGATCGGCAGCGACCCGACCCGGATCAACCCATCGACCGACACCTCCCAGGGCTACACCGACGAGCTGTTCCGCCAGGCCGCCGGCGATCTCCTGACCCGGGCCGTGGCCGACACGCTGCGCGATCTGTCGGGCCTCGACGTCGCGCGCATCGAGTTCAACCTCGGCTCGTTCGGCTTCCACGGCGAGGCCCGGGTGTTCGAGAACGGCCGCTTCGTCGGCGATCTCGAGCGCACCACCCGCGGCTCGACCGTCAACGCCCGCCTCGAGTATCGGCTGATCACCCAGGCCTCGGCCGAGGCGTCGTACCTGTCGAAGAACTTCGACGACGCGGGCGAGCGCGACATCAGCGACTTCGAGGCCAAGCTGGTGCTGCGCACGAGCTGGAGGTCGCCGTGGCGGTGA
- a CDS encoding outer membrane beta-barrel domain-containing protein has protein sequence MDGDDGDKPVDEGEIEMEGETPEPDLTADLAADDAAAVKIDTTTRDVKAVSWKDIIVVMRKPFLKLGRTDMMPFLATTMNDNMIRHVGAGAQINYYLTDVLSVGVEGQYFAKNFREPFDLVGRQARRLPTVNKYNFAAALNFHYVPVYGKFAVLDKHLIHWETYFTAGVGITQSEVIPRDPRYDAFTNILITPNIGASMRFFLAKWLTVNLGIRDYIFVDKFEPTDRTMYTSASSAKDHADTAFINNVMFQLGVSFWIPPTFEYTTFR, from the coding sequence ATGGACGGCGACGACGGCGACAAACCCGTCGACGAAGGCGAGATCGAGATGGAGGGGGAGACCCCCGAGCCCGATCTGACGGCCGACCTGGCCGCCGACGACGCCGCCGCGGTCAAGATCGACACGACCACGCGCGACGTCAAGGCGGTGTCCTGGAAGGACATCATCGTGGTGATGCGCAAGCCGTTCCTCAAGCTCGGCCGCACCGACATGATGCCGTTCCTGGCAACGACCATGAACGACAACATGATCCGGCACGTCGGCGCCGGCGCGCAGATCAACTACTACCTGACCGACGTGCTCTCGGTCGGCGTCGAGGGCCAGTACTTCGCGAAGAACTTCCGCGAGCCGTTCGACCTCGTCGGCCGCCAGGCCCGACGGCTGCCGACGGTCAACAAGTACAACTTCGCCGCGGCCCTCAACTTCCACTACGTGCCCGTCTACGGCAAGTTCGCCGTGCTCGACAAGCACCTCATCCACTGGGAGACGTACTTCACGGCCGGCGTCGGCATCACCCAGAGCGAGGTGATCCCGCGCGACCCCCGGTACGACGCGTTCACGAACATCCTGATCACGCCGAACATCGGCGCGTCGATGCGGTTCTTCCTCGCCAAGTGGCTGACGGTCAACCTCGGCATCCGCGACTACATCTTCGTCGACAAGTTCGAGCCGACCGACCGCACGATGTACACGTCGGCCTCGTCGGCCAAGGACCACGCCGACACCGCGTTCATCAACAACGTCATGTTCCAGCTCGGCGTCAGCTTCTGGATCCCGCCGACGTTCGAGTACACCACCTTCCGCTGA
- the ftsY gene encoding signal recognition particle-docking protein FtsY: MVREIVTLVVVLSVVGLFVWYLRRAGEASRTRSTKSVQERVAGTPAAEAARPPRERKRKRMGGAAAQRRRAAAPAEPEKDDDDDEGHEADAEPAGPADEAATEAFRAGLAKTRGGFVAKLGKLFGKKKIDVDVLPDLEEVLFTADIGPRAADRIFESVKKSLAKDDLADASKIWSKIRETSTAILDVDAPALDWSARRPFVLLVLGVNGVGKTTTIGKLAALLAAEGKKVLLAAGDTFRAAAAEQLEVWAKRANCPVVRGKDGGDPSSVIFDAVKRGVDEQYDLVICDTAGRLHTKVDLMDELKKVRRVIDKAMPGAPHETWMVLDATTGQNAITQAKTFKEAMEITGIVITKLDGSAKGGVILGICDELKVPVRYIGVGEKLEDLRPFDPAAFVAALYDDTAAAAS; encoded by the coding sequence ATGGTTCGAGAGATCGTCACGTTGGTGGTCGTGCTGTCGGTGGTCGGGCTGTTCGTCTGGTACCTCCGCCGCGCCGGTGAAGCCAGCCGCACCCGCAGCACCAAGTCGGTCCAGGAGCGCGTGGCCGGGACCCCGGCGGCCGAGGCCGCGCGCCCGCCCCGCGAGCGCAAGCGCAAGCGGATGGGCGGCGCCGCCGCGCAGCGCCGCCGCGCCGCCGCGCCGGCCGAGCCCGAGAAGGACGACGACGACGATGAGGGCCACGAGGCCGACGCCGAGCCGGCGGGGCCCGCCGACGAGGCCGCGACCGAGGCGTTCCGGGCGGGGCTGGCCAAGACCCGCGGCGGCTTCGTCGCGAAGCTCGGCAAGCTCTTCGGCAAGAAGAAGATCGACGTCGACGTGCTGCCGGATCTCGAGGAGGTCCTGTTCACCGCCGACATCGGCCCGCGCGCGGCCGACCGCATCTTCGAGTCGGTCAAGAAGAGCCTCGCGAAGGACGACCTGGCCGACGCCAGCAAGATCTGGTCGAAGATCCGCGAGACCTCGACCGCGATCCTCGACGTCGACGCCCCGGCGCTCGACTGGAGCGCCAGGCGCCCGTTCGTGCTGCTGGTGCTCGGCGTCAACGGGGTCGGCAAGACCACGACCATCGGCAAGCTGGCCGCGCTCCTGGCGGCCGAGGGCAAGAAGGTGCTGCTGGCGGCCGGCGACACGTTCCGGGCGGCCGCGGCCGAGCAGCTCGAGGTCTGGGCCAAGCGCGCGAACTGCCCGGTCGTCCGGGGCAAGGACGGCGGCGACCCGTCGTCGGTCATCTTCGACGCGGTCAAGCGTGGGGTCGACGAGCAGTACGACCTGGTGATCTGCGACACCGCCGGTCGGCTCCACACCAAGGTCGATCTGATGGACGAGCTGAAGAAGGTCCGGCGCGTGATCGACAAGGCCATGCCCGGCGCCCCCCACGAGACCTGGATGGTGCTCGACGCGACCACCGGCCAGAACGCGATCACCCAGGCCAAGACCTTCAAGGAGGCCATGGAGATCACCGGCATCGTCATCACCAAGCTCGATGGCTCGGCCAAGGGCGGGGTGATCCTGGGTATCTGTGACGAGCTGAAGGTCCCGGTGCGCTACATCGGCGTCGGGGAGAAGCTCGAGGATCTGCGGCCGTTTGACCCGGCCGCATTCGTCGCGGCGCTCTACGACGACACCGCGGCCGCCGCCTCGTGA
- a CDS encoding carboxypeptidase regulatory-like domain-containing protein — MARALVALLALAVVAAAPAPARARPPTVTIRARAELVLGSVRRTDDGRVRIRGTLHDRASGSGLGGEAVDALAGGATGTGITSPDGSFEILVAPGDGPLDITLSYAGSAGIDLATASATNVDPTKAAVDMVVTTSVTPAGVLVTATTSSDGTSIEVPVVVRVSPTDRDEPHHDAAGRSNQPIMITRADALGPGARRLTASFAGDAGHAPATVTTVVELTSDTAITIDAPGAVAYDATLRLRGRVVDADGAGVAKVTVTMTGADKRRLGSAVSGADGTFRVAAEASLLGTGRHGVVVAAEPRESWLRPSQSPIVFVTVGAPRPAPVAITIAAFAATALTALGFILARRRRERQVAAATVEADRPHQAPRGGLEPARPSLVSTLRRAADHGFAGLVRDSVRGRPIADATVELTLGGELRSAITTADGRFAVEALPIGEWSARVTAAGHMGERFSVTIPHRGELRGARIDLVAVRERAFAIYRTAALPLLPRPELWGIWSPRQIVDYVRTRRPPAALTDLTATIEEIYFSGRVFDEAIVPTVESKARAAIAERTAGIAV, encoded by the coding sequence GTGGCTCGCGCGCTGGTCGCCCTGCTCGCCCTGGCCGTGGTCGCGGCCGCGCCGGCGCCCGCCCGCGCGCGGCCGCCGACGGTCACGATCCGGGCCCGGGCCGAGCTGGTGCTGGGCAGCGTCCGGCGCACCGACGACGGCCGCGTCCGGATCCGCGGCACGCTGCACGACCGCGCCAGCGGCTCCGGGCTCGGCGGCGAGGCGGTCGACGCCCTCGCCGGCGGCGCCACCGGCACCGGCATCACCAGCCCCGACGGCAGCTTCGAGATCCTGGTCGCGCCGGGCGACGGCCCGCTCGACATCACCCTGAGCTACGCCGGCAGCGCCGGCATCGATCTCGCCACCGCGAGCGCGACCAACGTCGACCCGACCAAGGCCGCGGTCGACATGGTCGTGACCACCAGCGTGACCCCGGCCGGCGTGCTGGTGACGGCGACGACGTCGTCCGACGGCACCTCGATCGAGGTGCCCGTGGTCGTGCGGGTGTCGCCGACCGATCGCGACGAGCCCCACCACGACGCGGCGGGCCGGAGCAACCAGCCCATCATGATCACGCGCGCCGACGCCCTCGGCCCGGGCGCGCGCCGCCTGACCGCCTCCTTCGCCGGCGACGCGGGCCACGCCCCGGCCACGGTCACGACCGTGGTCGAGCTCACGAGCGACACCGCGATCACCATCGATGCGCCGGGCGCGGTCGCCTACGACGCCACGCTGCGCCTGCGCGGGCGCGTGGTCGACGCCGACGGCGCCGGCGTGGCCAAGGTCACCGTCACGATGACCGGCGCCGACAAGCGCCGGCTCGGCAGCGCGGTCAGCGGGGCCGACGGCACGTTCCGGGTCGCCGCCGAGGCCAGCCTGCTCGGCACCGGCCGCCACGGCGTCGTCGTCGCCGCCGAGCCGCGCGAGTCGTGGCTGCGCCCGAGCCAGTCGCCGATCGTGTTCGTCACCGTCGGCGCGCCGCGCCCGGCGCCGGTCGCGATCACGATCGCGGCGTTCGCGGCGACCGCGCTCACGGCCCTGGGCTTCATCCTGGCCCGGCGCCGGCGCGAGCGCCAGGTGGCCGCGGCGACGGTCGAGGCCGACCGCCCGCACCAGGCCCCGCGCGGCGGCCTCGAGCCCGCCCGCCCCAGCCTGGTGTCGACGCTGCGGCGCGCCGCCGACCACGGCTTCGCCGGCCTGGTGCGCGACTCGGTGCGCGGGCGGCCGATCGCCGACGCCACCGTCGAGCTGACCCTCGGCGGCGAGCTGCGCAGCGCGATCACCACCGCCGACGGCCGCTTCGCCGTCGAGGCGCTGCCGATCGGCGAGTGGTCGGCCCGGGTCACCGCGGCGGGCCACATGGGCGAGCGCTTCAGCGTGACGATCCCCCACCGCGGCGAGCTCCGGGGCGCGCGCATCGACCTGGTCGCGGTCCGCGAGCGGGCGTTCGCGATCTACCGGACCGCGGCGCTGCCGCTCCTGCCGCGCCCCGAGCTGTGGGGCATCTGGTCGCCGCGCCAGATCGTCGACTACGTCCGGACCCGCCGGCCGCCCGCCGCCCTCACCGACCTGACCGCCACGATCGAGGAGATCTACTTCTCGGGCCGGGTCTTCGACGAGGCGATCGTGCCGACGGTCGAATCCAAGGCCAGGGCCGCGATCGCCGAGCGCACGGCCGGCATTGCAGTATAG